AGGCCAGCGCTGCGAGCCACTCGTATCGGGAACATGCTCGGGGACGGCAGCATTTCACCAATTTCGCCGAAGCGGCCTACATCGAGCTGGTGAACGAGGCACAGTCGACCTGACAGGAACTGCTCGTTCGAACCGATGGGTGGCCGTCTCACTCCGTCAACAGCCACCACCGCACGCCACCCCGCAGAGGAGGCACAAGAAGTGAACACATGAACTTGACAGGGAAACGTGGTGGTGGGCGTACCGGACGGCGTTGTCGAGCAGGTTGCGTATGGCTCGGGACAGCGCGTCCGGGTCTCCGCGCACGCGTGCGGGGCGAACGCGGGCGCAGGCGACGGCCACACCGGGGCGGGAATGGGCGCAGCCGGGCCGAGAAGTCGGCGCGGGGATGCCGGGTGGCGGTCTCGATTTCCGCCCGCACGGCGGCCACCGGAGGCTGCGCAGTTCATGCGCGGCCTCCGCCACGAACTGCCGCTGCCGAGCGGTCGCTTCGTCGAGCCTGGCGAGCAGATCGCTGAGGGTGGTGCCGAGGCGCTGTATCTCATCCGTACGCGACGGCAGGTCGAGTCGCCGGTGCAGGTCGGTGGCGGTGATCTCGGCTGCTTGGCCGCGCAGCCGTTCCACCGGTCCCAGGGCACGGCCGGTGATGTGCCATCCGGCGGCGGCGATCAGGGCCGCAAGGACCGGGAGGCCGAAGGCCGGTTCAACGGTGAGCCGGGCGACGTTGTGTTCGACCGGGTCCGTGGCAAGGCCGACATACACGGTTTCAGGGGCATGGGCCGGCCCCGCCGACACGACACAGCGCCGGTTCTCCGGCTACGTTGGCGGACGCCGCGACCACACGGCCACGGCTGTCGATCACTCGGGCCGCGTCGTCGCCCGCGCCGGAGGCGGGGAGCGGTTGGACGGCCCGGCCCTTGTCCAGCGCGGCGGCGATGATCAGCGCGCGCTGGCGGGCGTTGTCAATCCAGGCTGTGGATGAGCGGGGCGTGTTGGCTGACCACAAGCAGGACAGCCGCCAGGGACAGGCCGAGCGCGGCGACGACGGTGGCGGCGACCGTCAGCCGTATCCGCAGGCTGAAGCCGTGCCCGCGGAAGAGCCGGTATCGCGGGACTGGTGCCGCCTCGGCTCTGCGGGATGCCGCGGACGCGGCAGTGTCCCGCACAGTTCACCCGCCGTCACCGGCGAGGCGGTACCCCGCCCCGCGGACCGTCTCGATGGACCGCGCCCCGAAGGGCTGGTCGATCTTGCGGCGCAGATAGCCGATGTAGACCTCGACGACGTTGGGGTCCAGATCGTAGGGCTCCGCCCACACGTGGGCCAGGAGGTCCTGCTTGCTCACTACCTGTCCCTGATGGCGGACCAGGTATTCGAGTAGCGAGAACTCCCGCGTGGTCAGGTCGATGGAGACCCCGCCGCGTCGGCATGTGCGGGCCCCGGGGTCCAGGTGGAGATCGCCGGCCCGCAGTACGGCGGGGCGGGGGCGCCGTCCTCGCCGCATCAGGGCGTGGAGGTGGGCGGTCAGCACTACGTAGGAGAACGGCTTGGTGAGGTAGTCGTCCGCTCCGATGTCCAGGGCGTCCGCCTCGTCGTACTCACCGTCCTTGGCGGTGAGCATCAGGATGGGTGTCCAGTTCTTCGCGGCCCGGAGCCGTCGGCATACGTCGTAGCCGTTGACCCGGGGCAGCATGATGTCCAGCACGATGGCGTCGTAGCCGGTGTCGCCGGCCATGAAGAGTCCTTCTTCTCCGTCGGCGGCGAGGTCCACGGCGAACCCCTCGGCCGAGAGCCCGTGGATCAGGGCGCGTCCGAGGGTGGGGTGGTCTTCGATGACGAGGACACGCATGCCGCCCGCTCCTTCCTTCCCTTTTGTGCATGAATATTCATATTCAGAGTAGGTGTCCCTGGCTGAAATGAAACTGAGAGGCTGCTGAGAACCCCGGAGGGGTTCCGTGGCCCCGTCACCTCGCCTCAGCTTCCTCTCAGCCGCGGCGGCGCAGGATGCACATGTTCCGGATGGAGCGTCCATGCGGAACCTGAAGTGAAGGTGATCATGAATACGCGCAGGAAGGCGGCACTTCTCGCCGCGTCCACGGCCGCCGTCGTCGCGACCGTTCTCGGAGGGGGCGCCGCCATGGCGTCCTCGGAGCCGGCTCATGCCGCGTCCTCGGTGTCCACCACGGTGCAGAAGCCCACTCCGCCGGGCCCCGGTGCGCACCAGTCCGGTACGTCGAAGAGCGACGGCGAACACGGGGAGCACGAGGAGAACGGAGAGCACGAGAACCAGTCGGACGGCCCCGGAGGCCACGCCGACCCCTCCGCCAAGACGAACCACGAGTTCCAGGGCAAGGAGTAGAAAGGGGGGTCGCCTGAGGCAGGCGGTCACACCACCGCTCGCCTCAGGCGGGTGACGGCGGGGGTCTCCATGGTCGGCAGCAGCAGGGTGAAGGTGGTGGGTGCCGCCCGGGCGAGCGTGAGTCGGCCCCCCGCGGCCTCGGCCATGGCGCAGGGCGTTGTCGGTGCGACACCAGGGCGGTGCCGACGAGGCCCAGCCAGGCCAGAGCGACACGCGCCAGACGGCTCTGTTCCGTAATCGGGGGTAGCGTTGTGTAGTGATCATTGGAGGAGGATGCGGTGCCGAGGAGGGGGAACCCGGCTCGGCCGTGCATCTACTTCATGATCCGTTTGGTTCGTGTGTTGACGCTCTCGGTGCCGTGAGCTTGGTGTCGTTGCCCTCCACTGGGGTGTCGACTACGGCTCTCTCCGGCAGACGGCATCGGTGGTCAGCTCCACTGCCGGATTGCCGCGCCACTGGGCGTGTGGCGGTACGTGTTCGCCCTTCATGAGGAAGGAGTCGGCGTCGATGCGGGCGTGGTCGTCGATGACGACGCCGTAGTGCACGAAGGCGCTGGTGCCGATCGTGCAGCCGTTGCCGATGGCGATGCGGTCGGATTTGAAGACGCCCTCTTCGAGGGAGTGCGCCTGCAAGATGCTGCCGGCGTTGAGGGCGCAGTCATCGCCGACCTGGGTGAGGGTCCGTTCCAGGATCCGGCAGCCGTCGTCGAAGACCCGGTGGCCCATGCGGACGCCGAGCAGCCGCCAGATGGCGGGTTTGAAGGGGGTGCCGTTGAAGAGGGCGAGGTAGAGGATGGACGGTACCTTCCAGTAGCGCTCGTGCCGCCAGAAGGGCCGCTCGTAGAGGGAGCAGAACCGTGGCCGCAGGGTACGGAAGCCCAGCACGGCCCGCTCGACCAGGACGAAGAAGCCGACCGTGAAGGCGAGTTCGAGGAGGGCGGTGCCGAGCGTCTCCAGCCAGTACAGTCCGCCGTTGCCGGCCAGGGGGAACATCGCGATCAGGAGGAGGCCGTAGACGTACAGGCACCGCACGGTCAGGAACAGGGCCATGGTCACGACGTTGTGGTGGTTCTTGGCCGCGAGGCGGCGCCGGAGTCCGGATCCGGTGGTGGGGTGGTCGAAGCGGCGGTCGCGTTCGACCGACCGTGGGATCTCGATGGGGGGTGAGCCGAGCAGTCCGGTGTTCTCCGCGACCGGACCACTGACCGGGATCATGGCCTTGGTGGCCAGCAGGCAGTTGTCGCCGGTCCTGCCGCCGGCCGGATAGACGATGTTGTTGCCCAGGTAGTTGTGGCGTCCGATGGCGGCCGGGGCGGTGCGGAAGGAGGTGCTGGAGTACTCCGCGTTCGCCATGGACAGCCCGTCGGAGACCATGGTCCCGGTGCCGACGCGGCTGAGGGCGGGCACCTCGTGTTTGAGCATCGTGCCGAAGTTGGATCCGGTC
This genomic interval from Streptomyces asiaticus contains the following:
- a CDS encoding response regulator transcription factor; this translates as MRVLVIEDHPTLGRALIHGLSAEGFAVDLAADGEEGLFMAGDTGYDAIVLDIMLPRVNGYDVCRRLRAAKNWTPILMLTAKDGEYDEADALDIGADDYLTKPFSYVVLTAHLHALMRRGRRPRPAVLRAGDLHLDPGARTCRRGGVSIDLTTREFSLLEYLVRHQGQVVSKQDLLAHVWAEPYDLDPNVVEVYIGYLRRKIDQPFGARSIETVRGAGYRLAGDGG
- a CDS encoding HAMP domain-containing protein, which produces MYVGLATDPVEHNVARLTVEPAFGLPVLAALIAAAGWHITGRALGPVERLRGQAAEITATDLHRRLDLPSRTDEIQRLGTTLSDLLARLDEATARQRQFVAEAAHELRSLRWPPCGRKSRPPPGIPAPTSRPGCAHSRPGVAVACARVRPARVRGDPDALSRAIRNLLDNAVRYAHHHVSLSSSCVHFLCLLCGVACGGGC